Below is a genomic region from Sinobacterium norvegicum.
TTCATGATTCACTTTCCGTTAGCGATGTGTCATAAAAGGGTTTTCTTATTGCGGTCGATACGCGTAATGGCGCCGCGTTTGGCCGGCTACATTTGGAATTCTGGCAAGCGGACAATCAGCCCATCCAGGGCATCGGTCACCGTTACCTGACACGACAATCGCGATGTTTGTTGCTGTTCTGGTGTCATCGACAGCATTTGTTGTTCCTCACTGGACACCACCGCTAATTGAGCCGCCCACGCCTCATCCACAATGACGTGGCATGTCCCGCAGGCACAGCCGCCACCGCAATCAGCATCAATACCGGGGACACCGTTATCCACCGCATGCTGCATCAATGATTTACCCTGCTCAATTGCCACAACGTGTTGATCATTATTGTGTTCAATAAAAATTATCTGAGCCATAGCACTCTCCTTTGTTTTTATTATGGGATACCTTACCGCATCATAATGCTGATACTCTCATGCATGCAGTAGTCGAAATCATTAAGTTACGAAACAACAGGGTCAGCGAAACAACAGGGTCAGGTCTTTGACTTATGATTTTCTCCACGGACAACAGAAAATCATCTTATCAACCTACTAGCTTTGTCAAACGATATAAAATAGTTTTTACTCTGACCCTAAATACTGGTTTCGCTCTCCTGCCACTCGACCCTGCCGGGGTCTAAGTAAACATAGGCCTCATCACCACAGATCTTGGCCGCCTCGCGGTCGAACTTGTGTTGTAACTCCTGCCGTTTGGCAAAGCTGTTGCCGTAGGCGGTCAGCCTGTATTCACCGGGCTGGTACTCATCCACATGGGCGGGGAACCACTGGGCGCAGCCGCCGAGGGTAAACACCAGTAAAATAATGCCGTGTTTGGGTTTCATCGGTAGGCTCTTATTTTCCCACCCCTTAGAGGTGGTAAGTTATTATCAGCCCTCACAATACCATATTACGCCAGCTGTACACCGCCTAGCCCCTTGATTGCCATACAAATATAACGTGCCTGCAGTGTTCGGCTATAGTAGGGTGTCAGAGTAACGAATAAAAAAACACCGTTTATGGAGAAACCGCTATGGATTTAACCTTGGGCAAAGTCGCCGCACGCCGGCTGCTAACGCTTACCTCGGCCGCTGTGTTTACCGCCGCCAGCCTGTGCGCCAGCGCCGCCGGCAAACCAAACATCCTGGTTATCTGGGGTGACGATATCGGCATGTGGAATGTCAGTGCATACTCCCGCGGTATGATGGGCTATCAAACACCCAACATCGACCGCGTCGCCAACGAGGGGATGATGTTTACCGACTATTACGGTGAACAGTCCTGTACCGCCGGCCGCTCTTCCTTTATTACCGGCCAATCGGTATTCCGTACCGGTCTGTCGAAGGTCGGTATGCCGGGCGCCGAACTCGGCCTCAGCGAAAAAGACATTACCATTGCCGCCGTACTAAAAAACCAGGGCTATATGACCGGCCAATTTGGTAAGAACCACCTCGGTGACAAGGATGAACACCTGCCCACCAATCATGGCTTCGATGAGTTCTTCGGCAACCTTTATCACCTCAATGCCGAGGAAGAACCCGAGCAGCGTGACTACCCGAAAAACCCCAGCTTTGCCAAGAAATTCGGCCCCCGTGGTGTCATCCACTCCTATGCCGATGGCAAGATTGAAGACACCGGGCCGCTGACCAAGAAGCGGATGGAAACCGTCGACGACGAGACGTCCGCCGCCGCCCTCGACTTTATTGCCAAGGCCGCCAAGGCCAACAAGCCGTTCTTTGTCTGGTGGAGCGGCACGCGTATGCACTTCCGCACCCACGTCAAAGACGAGTTGATGAACGACCCCGCCTTTGCCCATCTCGATGAATACTCCATCGGTATGATCGAACACGACCGTCATATCGGTTTGTTTCTCGATCAACTCGATGAGTTAAAGATTGCCGATAACACCGTGGTATTTTACTCCACCGATAACGGCCCCCATATGAATACCTGGCCCGATGCGGCGATGACACCGTTCCGCGGTGAGAAGAACACCAACTGGGAAGGCGGATGGCGAGTACCGGCCATGGTACGCTGGCCCAATAAGATCAAGCCGAATACCGTGTCTAACGAGATTATGCACCACATGGATTGGCTGCCTACCTTTGCCGCCATCTCCGGTGCCGGCGATGTTAAAAAGCAGTTGCTCAGCCGCTATAACGCCCTGGGGCGCAGCTATAAAAACCATCTCGACGGCTACAACACCCTGCCCTATCTGATGGGCCAGACCGACAAGACCCCGCGGGAAGAGATCTTCTATTTCTCTGACGACGGCGACTTAACAGCGCTGCGCTTTAACGACTGGAAGGCAATCTTCATGGAACAGCGTCAGGAGACCACACTGGCTGCCTGGTCTAACCCGTTCACACCGTTGCGAGTACCGCTGTTGTTTAACCTGCGTCGCGACCCCTTCGAGCGTGCCCAGCTGACCTCGAACACCTACTACGACTGGATGATTGATCGCGTCTTTTTACTGATACCAGCGCAGCCCTATGTTGGCAAATTCCTCGCTACCTTTAAGGAATATCCGCCCCGGCAGAAGGCCGCCAGCTTCAGCATCGACCAAGTCATGGAGATGATGCAGGAGAACCAGGGCAGCCAGTAAAAACACTATTGCCCCATAAAAAAAGCGAGCCTTGTGCTCGCTTTTTTTATGGGGGCTTATTATCGCGCTGTCGGCGTCGGTCACCCTCGGCTTTAACGGCTCGGCCAACTACGCCAGGCGCAGATGCCACTGCCCACCACTGTGGCGGTCGCAGTCTTCCTCGGTGTCGAAGCGTATTTGTTCGCTAACATTGGTCAGCGGGATGCCGACAGCCTTGAGCTTGTCGGCAATCAAACGCCCCAATTGCCGCTGCTGGCCGCTGCGGTCAGCAGTCTGCAAGCCCTGATTACTGGTAAACACGCAGGTGATGACCAGGCTCTTGGGAAAGGCATTGTAGTTGACGGTATGGGTTAACCAGCTGAAGTCTTCCACCGTATCCAGCGCCTGCTCACAGGCCTCGGTCAGCGTCTGCCGTATTTGATTGTCTGTTTTCTTATCGGTCTTTCTCACAGTCGCCTCAGCGTTGATGACAGCTTTTTAAGCACAAATTCCATATTCTTGCCTTGGTCGTGCCGTTGAGGCAACGCAGCTCTGAGGCGCAGAGTTGGCCGGTGACGAACAGCGCCTCCAGCTTATCGATATCGATCTCTAACTGAACTTTTTGGCCGCTACCAGCCGGTCTATCACTCTTCATCGAAGCCCCCATTATAACCGACGTTGCAGCCATCGGCAGTGTTTCATAGATTTTCCCGCTCAGACAAATACTAGATGAGAATCATTCTCATGTAAACATGGTTTTCCCGCGGCACTTTTTTCGTTAAACTGAAGGCTTGCGGCCAACTATTGTGACGCCACCTCATATCCTGACCTCAAGCAAAGGTAGACCACCGATTTATGAAGACACCTAAACGCATTTTACCGCTGATTGAAGACGGCTTGGTCGATGAGGTCATCGGCCAGCTGATGAGCGGTAAAGAGGCCACGGTTTACACGGTCCGCTGCGGCGACGACATTCGCTGTGCCAAGGTGTATAAAGAGGCGGCCAAGCGCAGCTTTAAGAAGGCTGTTCAGTACCAAGAGGGCCGCAAAGTCCGCAACAGCCGTCGCGCCCGCGCCATCGAGAAGGGCTCCAAATTTGGTCGTAACCAACAGGAGGAGACTTGGCAATCGGCGGAGGTCGATGCGCTGTTTAAGTTGGCCGATGCTGGCGTCCGCGTACCCAAGCCCTACGGTTGTTTCGACGGTGTTCTACTGATGGACCTGGTCACCGATGACGAGGGCAATGTTGCCCCGCGATTAAACGATGTGTCGATGTCGGCTGAGCAGGCCATTGAAGACCACGGTGATATTATCCGCGACATCGTCCGCATGCTGTGCGCGGGCTTAATTCATGGCGACCTGTCAGAGTTCAACGTGCTGGTCGATGACTATGGCCCCGTCATTATCGACCTGCCTCAGGTTGTCGATGCCGCCGCGAATAACAACGCCCAGTGGATGTTCGAACGCGACGTCAACAATATGCGTGACTACTATGGTCAGTTTGCCCCCGAACTCAACAGCACCCAGTTTGCCCAAGAGATCTGGGCGCTGTACGAGGACGGTGAGCTAACTCCGGATATCGAGTTGACCGGCGAGTTTGAGCAATCAAACGTCGCCGCCGATGTCGACGCCGTTATCGATGAAATCAAGGCCGCCTTTGTCGAGGAGCAAGAGCGTCTCGAACGTATTGAGGCCGCCAACGAGTAAACCTATTTACCCCAATAATAACATTTACACTCATTACAACGGCCGATAGGTACTATCACCTCGCCTGTGGCCCAATGGAATAACCAAAGCATCTGCCAAGGCATCGATTAGGGAATCATCGTGATAAAAAGAATATTAACTATGAGCAGCTCAACACAAATGTTAGTTGCAATGGGCATTGGCTTTGCGGTCGGTATTTTCTTTGGTGAATATGTTGGTTGGATGAGCGTCATCGGCACCTCAGTCATCCTGTTAATGCAGATGACAGTGCTGCCCTATATTATCGTCTCGCTGGTCGGTGGCATTGGTAAACTGAACAAAGAAAATGCCGGTATGATATTTAGCCGCGCCGGTTTTATCATGGTACTACTATGGCTGCTGGCGCTGATTGTCATCGCCCTGATGCCGCTGTCGTTCCCGGAGGTGGAATCGGCCTCATTTTTCAGTACCAGCTCGATTCTGCCCACCCCCGAGGTCGACTATTTCAAGCTGTACATTCCCTCCAATCCCTTCGAGTCAATGGCCGCTGGCTATGTACCGGCAATGGTTTTGTTCAGTATTGCCATGGGGCTGGCCTTGATCGGCATGGAAGGCGAAAACAAACAGCAGATACTGGTGTTTATGAGTACCGCCGGCGAGGTGTTTTCTCGTATTACTCAGGGCCTGGTCAAGGTGCTACCCATTGGCATTTTCACCATGTCTGCCGCCGCTGCAGGCACCATGAGTGTCGATGAGTTTGCCAGCCTGCAGGTCTACTTAATCAGCTATTTCGTCCTCTGCCTGTTGTTTACCTTTTGGATTTTACCGTGGATTATCGCCTCATTAACGCCGTTGAGCTTTACCGAGGTACTGCAAATCTCCAAGACTGCCGTGGTCACTGCCTTCGCCACCGGCAATATCTTTATTGTCATTCCGGTCATTACCGAAGAGTGTAAAAACATTATGCGCAAGCATGACAGCCTCGATGATAATGGCTCGACAATGATCGACATCCTGGTACCCATCGTCTTCACCTTCCCCAATATCGGCAAGCTGACGGTGATATTATTTGTCTTTTTTGCCAGCTGGTTTAACGGCAGCGGCGTCGAGATTATCGACATGGTATCGACCTCGGTCAGCGGCCTGCTGTCATTGTTCGGCAGTGTCTATGTCGCCATCCCGTTTATGCTCGATCTGCTACACCTGCCCGCCGATTTATTTCAACTGTTTGTCATGTCGGGTTTTCTGACCGGCAAGTTCAACTCAATGGCAGCGGTGCTCAACCTCTTTGCCGTTACCCTGTTGGCGGTATCGCTGTGGCAGAAAAAACTCAACCTCAGCGTTGCGGCGCTGTTGCGCGTCGCCATCGGCGTAGTGGTCAGTGTCATTGTGGTGATTGTACTGACCCGTATAGGCATGGGCACGTTTATCAAAAGTCCCGAGACCACCAGTGGCGTCATCGCCAATATGCACGTGGCAGAGAAGGTGCCGACCAAGGTACATCGCCAATACCTCAACATTGAAACAGCCCCTAAACAAGCGTTGGCATCAATCACCGACATTAAAAAGCGTGGCACTCTGCGGGTGGGCTACATCCCCAGCAATGTGCCATTCAGCTATTACAACAACAACGCCGAACTGGTCGGCTTCGACATCGAGTCCGCCACGGTGCTGGCCAACGACCTTGATGTCAGCGTCGAATTTATTCCCTTTAAACGCCACCAACTCGCCGCCTCACTCGATGCTGGCCACTTTGATATTGCCATGTCGGGGCTATCGATGGAGATTGGTCAAATGAACGAGATCACTTACAGCGACCCGGTAATCGAGCTCAATATCGCCATCGCCACCAAAGACCACCTGGTGAATAAATTTAAAAAACAAAAAACAGTACTCGAAATGACCGATATGACGATTGCTTATGTTGAACATGACGAGCTTATCCACAAGGTCAAACACAAGTTCCCCAACCTCACCTTTGTTGAAATCGACGATTACAAGAATTTTTTCCGTCAGAAAAACGATAAGTATGACGCGGCGATTATCAGTGCTCAGGCCGGTTCAGCCTGGACACTATTCTTCCCCGGCTACGGTATTGCGCTGTTGGAGAGCAGTGGCCGTTACCCGGTTGCCTACGCCATTGCCAACGGTAATCAGTCGGTGCTTAACTACGCCAACAACTGGCTAAATCTACGACGGGTAGACGGCCAGCAACAGCGCATTTATGACTATTGGATGCTTGGCCGTGGCGCCGAAAAGAAAGAGCCTCGTTGGTCGATTATGCGCGACGTGCTGGGCTGGGTCGATTAGCGTAATAAATAGTAAGCCATGATCAACTGGCTAACTAACAATACGGCTGAGCTAGCCTGCCAAAAGCGCACAGGGTTACGCTCAACCCAGGCCTGCGGCACCTCTTTAAGAAACTGCGAATTGGGGTTGAGTAAGTCGTATTCAAATTCTGAAATATCCTGATAGCGTAATTCTGGGCTGATACTTAACGCCTTTTTTATCGCACCATCAATCCATACCGGCACCAAGGGATTATAGTGATAGGCTGGAATATACTTCAGATTGCTGAACTGTTTTAACGATTGAGTGTGCTCCAGTTTACCCTGATAAGGCTGTTCACCAGTCAACATTTGATAGGCGATAACCGCCACCGAAAACTGATCTGAAAGGGCGCTGGGTGTTCTTTTTAACATGTATTCTGGTGCTGAATAATTAGCCGTACCCAAGGCTATATCACGAATAATCGGCGCCGATATTTCCGCGATACCACCGACAAAACACGAACCAAAATCAACAATTTTTATCGACTCATCCGCCGCCACCAAAATATTGTCCGGCTTGATATCCTGATGCAACATATCCTTGCGATGAAAAGCGCGAACACCTTTGATAATTTTTGGCAGCATCTGCTGTAACTGCTCGATGGTTGCCTGCTGTTGGCTTTCCATCCAACGGCCAAGAGTTACTCCGTCGACTAACTCGGTCAAGTAATAGAGAAAGTTTTTGCCGACACTGTTGTTGGCAACCTTGACCACCTGCGCATTGTCGATACGGTTACCGATCCAGCTCTCCATAATAAAACGCTCAATATAGGCCGGATCATCATCAAAATTGACTGACGGTGTCTTCATGCAGTAACGCTGGCCGGTGGCTACCTGCTCTACAATATAAAGCTGGCTGCGGTTGCTGGCATGGATTTCTCGCTCTATTTTAAAGCCGTCGATGACCATGCCTGGCTCTAAGAATGGCGGAAACGGTAAGTCTGTTAATTTAACCTGCAGATCATTGGCATCTTCCTTTGGCAGGTCATCGACTCGGATAACCTGACAGCTGAGATTATCTTTGCTGCCCCGCGACAGCGCCAAGGCGATTAATTGCTGGCACTGTTGCTCATACTGCTCTACCGGCTGCTGTGCCAACGCTAAGATATCGTCATCGGCGACCACATCATGAATACCGTCGGTGGTAAGCACAAACACATCGCCTCGGCGTAGTTCGGTACTCTTATAATCGACATCCAGACGGACATCCAAGCCCATTGCCCGAGTCAGATACGACTGTTCCTTTGAAATACGGGTGGCGTGATCGCGGGTTAATTGCTCCAGCTCACCGTCGCGAACGCGGTAGATACGGCTGTCGCCGACATGGAATATATGCCCCACCCGCGATTTTAAAATTAACACACTGAGGGTGCTGATATAGCCACGCTCTGCATTGTTATAACTCTGGCCCTGGCCATACAGCCAGCGATTCAACGCCACCAATACCTGGTGCGCCGATTTCTTTACCGTCCAAGACTCCGGTGTCGCAAAGTAGTCTCCGATGAAATTGCGCACACAGGTTTCGCTGGCTTCCTTGCCCGCCTCGGCAGCACTGACACCGTCGGCAATGGCGATAACCGCCCCCTTGGTCGTCAGCGCTATGGTATCGGGAATACTGATACCGATACTGTCTTCGTTCTGCGGTTTCACCCCCGCCTCGCTGCGTTGTGCCGCTGACAATATCAACTGTCCATCCAAATGCATGTAAAACCTATTGACCCTGTTAGATTGCCATTAGCCTAACAAACTCCGAGCAGCGTTCACAAATAGCGCCGACGATAAACGCACTCTTTTTAACAAGTCACCGCCTTTTAACCGCCATTTACTGCACCAAGATATCGCACCCGAATTGTGCGGACGGCATACAACACCGTTAACATCTTCCTTTAAAGCCACAGTATATAAGGGCTGCACAAATTTTAAAAATAGCTGGCACGGCAATTGCTTTAAGCTAATTAGAAAAATTATTTTATCAGCAGCAGGTTCCGCTATGAGTAACAAAACCAAATTAGTCTTGGTCGGCAACGGTCCAGTGGGTCATAAATTTCTTGAGACTCTGGTTGAAAACAACCAGAGTGAACAATTTGATATCACCGTCTTTGGTGAGGAATCACGCCCCGCCTATGATCGCGTGCAACTGACAAAATGGTTTGAAACTCGCACCGCCGAACCGCTCAACATGGTGGCCGACGGTTTTTATGGCGACAACAGCATTGTCCATTACAACAATGCCGAAGTGACGGCTATTAACCGTCAACAACAAAGCGTAGTGACCGCCGACGGTGATGAATACCACTATGATAAATTGATTCTGGCCACCGGCTCATTCCCCTTTGTGCCACCGGTGCCCGGCCACGATAGAAAAAACTGCTTTGTCTACCGCACCATCGATGATTTAGAGGCCATTACCAAGGCCGCTGAAAGCTCCAAAATCGGTGTCGTCATCGGCGGCGGACTGCTCGGTTTAGAAGCGGCAAAAGCGCTGAAAGATTTAGGATTAAAAACCCACGTTGTCGAATTTGCCCCCCGCTTAATGGCGGTTCAGGTGGATGACAACGGCGGTAAACTACTTCGCCAAAAGATAGAAGACCTGGGCGTGGGCGTACACACCGAGAAAAATACCCAAAATATCGGTGATGGTGAAGAGTGCATTCACAAGATGAGCTTTGCCGACGATTCCGAACTAGAGACTGACATCATCGTCTTCTCTGCCGGTATCCGCCCACAGGATGCCCTTGCACGCAGCAGCGAACTTGAGATTGGCCCCCGCGGTGGTATCGTCATCGACAACCACTGCAAAACCTCCGATGACAATATTTATGCCATCGGCGAATGCGCCCTGTGGGACGGACGCATCTTCGGCTTGATCGCCCCTGGTAATGATATGGCCCGCGTCGCGGCGCAACATGTTGGCGCCTTCGGCGAGGACCAGTTCACCGGTTTCGACATGAGTACCAAATTAAAGCTGATGGGCGTCGATGTCGCCTCCATTGGCGATGCCCACGCCAACACCCCCGGCAGCAAGTCTTACACCTATATCGACGAAAACACCGAGGTGTATAAGAAGATTGTGGTCAGCGAAGACGGCAAGCATTTACTCGGCGGCGTGTTAATTGGTGATGCGGACGATTACAGTAATCTACTGCAATTTGCCCTCAACAAGATTGAGCTGCCTGACAACCCCGACAGCATGATACTGCCCAGCTACGATGGCAGCAGCGGTGCTGCCCTCGGTGTCGACGCTCTGCCCGACAGCGCACAAATTTGCTCGTGTAACAACGTTTCCAAGGGCGATATCAACGCCGCCGTACAGGACGGCTGCTGTCAGATGAGCGAGATCAAAGACGCCACCAAGGCAGGGACTACCTGTGGTGGCTGTGTCGCCCTGGTCGGCCAGGTGATGAACGCCGAACTCACCAACCTCGGTGTCGAGGTCAATACCGACCTCTGTGAACACTTCGCTTACACCCGCCAAGAGATGTATCACCTGGTGCGTGTCGGTGGCATAAAGACATTTGAAGAGATGCTCAGCAAGCACGGCAAGGGCAAGGGCTGTACCATTTGTAAACCCACCACCGCCTCGATCCTCGCCACCTGCTGGAACGACCATATTCTGGAACAACAGCACGCTGGCCTGCAGGAAACCAATGACCGCTTCCTGGCCAATATGCAGAAAGACGGTACCTTCTCCGTGGTACCACGGATGCCCGGTGGTGAGGTCACCGCCGAAGGTCTGATTGCCATCGGTGAGGTGGCAAAAGAGTACAACCTCTATACCAAGATTACCGGTGGCCAACGGGTCGACCTCTTCGGCGCCACCGCCGAGCAGTTACCGCCAGTCTGGGAAAAACTGATCGCCGCCGGTTTCGAATCGGGCCACGCCTACGGCAAGTCGCTGCGCACGGTAAAATCCTGTGTTGGCTCGACCTGGTGTCGCTACGGTGTACAGGATTCAATGGGGCAGGCCATCGACATCGAAAACCGCTACAAAGGCCTGCGCTCACCGCACAAACTGAAGATGGCCGTCTCTGGCTGTACCCGTGAATGCGCCGAGGCACAGAGCAAGGATGTCGGTATTATCGCCACCGAGAAAGGCTGGAACATGTATGTCTGTGGTAACGGCGGCATGAAGCCTCGCCACGCCGACCTATTTGCCTCCGACCTCGACGACGAGACGCTGGTAAAGTACATCGACCGCTTCTTCATGTTCTACATTCGCACCGCCGATCGCCTTCAGCGAACCAGCACCTGGATGGACAATCTTGAGGGTGGCCTGAGCTATCTGCAGGATGTGATCATCAACGACAGCCTCGGCATCTGTGATGAGCTCGAATCTGAGATGCAGCTGGTTATCGACACCTACCAATGCGAGTGGAAGACGGCCATCGAGAATGAGCACAAGCTCAAGCAATTCCGCAGCTTTGTTAACAGCGATAAGCAAGACGAAAACATCGTCTTCGTCGAAGAGCGCGGCCAAATTCGCCCCGCCACTGTCGATGAGAAAACTGATCTGATTGCCAAGGCCTAAGGCATTATTTTCAGCGTCAGCGCTGCTGCGATGACGCTAATCAACCGTTTAATGGAGACTATGATGAACTGGACTACCGTTTGTGAACTCGACGACATCCTTCCCAACGCCGGTGCAGCTGTACGCGTTGGCGACAGGCAGATCGCCATCTTTCGCGTCGAGGATGAACTCTACGCCATCGACAACTTTGACCCCCTCTGTAATGCCAATATTATTGCCCGCGGCATTGTTGGCTGCCTCAATGGTGCCACCGTAGTGGCCAGCCCACTGTACAAGCAACACTTCTGCCTCAACAGCGGTCAATGCATCGAAGAGGATGACGTCAAGTTATCGGTCTTCAAGGTGCGGAGTAACGGCGACAGCGTCGAATTACAAGCCGCTTAATCTGTTCTGCCCCAACCGCTAACCCTGTTAGCTTTGCCAGTCACCTCTTCTTCAGCCCAGAGGGGTGGCTGGCCCTTTATACCCCGCCTGCCGGCATAAGCCTGGCCATTGAAATCACTTTCCACACCCGGTACCCGCAACGGCCTGCGCCGCGCGGACACGCAATCGACAGGCACAAAAAAGGCGCCTCAATAGACGCCTTTTTCTACCGCTTAACAATTAAGCAGACAGTACTTCCTGGATAACAGGCATTAGCTGCTTCTTACGAGAGATCAAGCCCGGTAGCACCATCCAGTTATTCTCAGCGCTGGCACCGTAGGCGGTACCGGCTAGCTCAGCCTCGGCACCAGAATAGATCACCAAGTGAGTCTCTTTATTCTTGGTATCAACGATGGCGAAGAAGATGAAGTCCAGGCCTTGCTTGGCTTTTTCACCTTCCATCTCGGCCAGAAACTCAGCCTGACGTTCGATCAACTGCTGCGGCTTTAATGTTTCAGCCACGCCGTAACCCACTTTCTTACCATTGATTTCGTAGTGCTTGAAGTCACCTTTTAAAACGTCGTAAGTCGATACGTCGGCAAGGTCAGACTTCGCTTCCATCATGGCATTACCGAAGGCGTATAAGTCTTCGATGCCGGCATAGGCGGCCAACTTTTCAGCGAAAGGCTTGTCCTGGGCACAGGTGGTGGGTGATTCGAAGATCAAGGTGTCTGATAGGATAC
It encodes:
- a CDS encoding bifunctional protein-serine/threonine kinase/phosphatase; its protein translation is MHLDGQLILSAAQRSEAGVKPQNEDSIGISIPDTIALTTKGAVIAIADGVSAAEAGKEASETCVRNFIGDYFATPESWTVKKSAHQVLVALNRWLYGQGQSYNNAERGYISTLSVLILKSRVGHIFHVGDSRIYRVRDGELEQLTRDHATRISKEQSYLTRAMGLDVRLDVDYKSTELRRGDVFVLTTDGIHDVVADDDILALAQQPVEQYEQQCQQLIALALSRGSKDNLSCQVIRVDDLPKEDANDLQVKLTDLPFPPFLEPGMVIDGFKIEREIHASNRSQLYIVEQVATGQRYCMKTPSVNFDDDPAYIERFIMESWIGNRIDNAQVVKVANNSVGKNFLYYLTELVDGVTLGRWMESQQQATIEQLQQMLPKIIKGVRAFHRKDMLHQDIKPDNILVAADESIKIVDFGSCFVGGIAEISAPIIRDIALGTANYSAPEYMLKRTPSALSDQFSVAVIAYQMLTGEQPYQGKLEHTQSLKQFSNLKYIPAYHYNPLVPVWIDGAIKKALSISPELRYQDISEFEYDLLNPNSQFLKEVPQAWVERNPVRFWQASSAVLLVSQLIMAYYLLR
- a CDS encoding 2Fe-2S iron-sulfur cluster-binding protein; this translates as MAQIIFIEHNNDQHVVAIEQGKSLMQHAVDNGVPGIDADCGGGCACGTCHVIVDEAWAAQLAVVSSEEQQMLSMTPEQQQTSRLSCQVTVTDALDGLIVRLPEFQM
- a CDS encoding cation:dicarboxylate symporter family transporter, with translation MSSSTQMLVAMGIGFAVGIFFGEYVGWMSVIGTSVILLMQMTVLPYIIVSLVGGIGKLNKENAGMIFSRAGFIMVLLWLLALIVIALMPLSFPEVESASFFSTSSILPTPEVDYFKLYIPSNPFESMAAGYVPAMVLFSIAMGLALIGMEGENKQQILVFMSTAGEVFSRITQGLVKVLPIGIFTMSAAAAGTMSVDEFASLQVYLISYFVLCLLFTFWILPWIIASLTPLSFTEVLQISKTAVVTAFATGNIFIVIPVITEECKNIMRKHDSLDDNGSTMIDILVPIVFTFPNIGKLTVILFVFFASWFNGSGVEIIDMVSTSVSGLLSLFGSVYVAIPFMLDLLHLPADLFQLFVMSGFLTGKFNSMAAVLNLFAVTLLAVSLWQKKLNLSVAALLRVAIGVVVSVIVVIVLTRIGMGTFIKSPETTSGVIANMHVAEKVPTKVHRQYLNIETAPKQALASITDIKKRGTLRVGYIPSNVPFSYYNNNAELVGFDIESATVLANDLDVSVEFIPFKRHQLAASLDAGHFDIAMSGLSMEIGQMNEITYSDPVIELNIAIATKDHLVNKFKKQKTVLEMTDMTIAYVEHDELIHKVKHKFPNLTFVEIDDYKNFFRQKNDKYDAAIISAQAGSAWTLFFPGYGIALLESSGRYPVAYAIANGNQSVLNYANNWLNLRRVDGQQQRIYDYWMLGRGAEKKEPRWSIMRDVLGWVD
- the nirD gene encoding nitrite reductase small subunit NirD, which gives rise to MTLINRLMETMMNWTTVCELDDILPNAGAAVRVGDRQIAIFRVEDELYAIDNFDPLCNANIIARGIVGCLNGATVVASPLYKQHFCLNSGQCIEEDDVKLSVFKVRSNGDSVELQAA
- the nirB gene encoding nitrite reductase large subunit NirB codes for the protein MSNKTKLVLVGNGPVGHKFLETLVENNQSEQFDITVFGEESRPAYDRVQLTKWFETRTAEPLNMVADGFYGDNSIVHYNNAEVTAINRQQQSVVTADGDEYHYDKLILATGSFPFVPPVPGHDRKNCFVYRTIDDLEAITKAAESSKIGVVIGGGLLGLEAAKALKDLGLKTHVVEFAPRLMAVQVDDNGGKLLRQKIEDLGVGVHTEKNTQNIGDGEECIHKMSFADDSELETDIIVFSAGIRPQDALARSSELEIGPRGGIVIDNHCKTSDDNIYAIGECALWDGRIFGLIAPGNDMARVAAQHVGAFGEDQFTGFDMSTKLKLMGVDVASIGDAHANTPGSKSYTYIDENTEVYKKIVVSEDGKHLLGGVLIGDADDYSNLLQFALNKIELPDNPDSMILPSYDGSSGAALGVDALPDSAQICSCNNVSKGDINAAVQDGCCQMSEIKDATKAGTTCGGCVALVGQVMNAELTNLGVEVNTDLCEHFAYTRQEMYHLVRVGGIKTFEEMLSKHGKGKGCTICKPTTASILATCWNDHILEQQHAGLQETNDRFLANMQKDGTFSVVPRMPGGEVTAEGLIAIGEVAKEYNLYTKITGGQRVDLFGATAEQLPPVWEKLIAAGFESGHAYGKSLRTVKSCVGSTWCRYGVQDSMGQAIDIENRYKGLRSPHKLKMAVSGCTRECAEAQSKDVGIIATEKGWNMYVCGNGGMKPRHADLFASDLDDETLVKYIDRFFMFYIRTADRLQRTSTWMDNLEGGLSYLQDVIINDSLGICDELESEMQLVIDTYQCEWKTAIENEHKLKQFRSFVNSDKQDENIVFVEERGQIRPATVDEKTDLIAKA
- a CDS encoding PA4780 family RIO1-like protein kinase — translated: MKTPKRILPLIEDGLVDEVIGQLMSGKEATVYTVRCGDDIRCAKVYKEAAKRSFKKAVQYQEGRKVRNSRRARAIEKGSKFGRNQQEETWQSAEVDALFKLADAGVRVPKPYGCFDGVLLMDLVTDDEGNVAPRLNDVSMSAEQAIEDHGDIIRDIVRMLCAGLIHGDLSEFNVLVDDYGPVIIDLPQVVDAAANNNAQWMFERDVNNMRDYYGQFAPELNSTQFAQEIWALYEDGELTPDIELTGEFEQSNVAADVDAVIDEIKAAFVEEQERLERIEAANE
- a CDS encoding arylsulfatase translates to MDLTLGKVAARRLLTLTSAAVFTAASLCASAAGKPNILVIWGDDIGMWNVSAYSRGMMGYQTPNIDRVANEGMMFTDYYGEQSCTAGRSSFITGQSVFRTGLSKVGMPGAELGLSEKDITIAAVLKNQGYMTGQFGKNHLGDKDEHLPTNHGFDEFFGNLYHLNAEEEPEQRDYPKNPSFAKKFGPRGVIHSYADGKIEDTGPLTKKRMETVDDETSAAALDFIAKAAKANKPFFVWWSGTRMHFRTHVKDELMNDPAFAHLDEYSIGMIEHDRHIGLFLDQLDELKIADNTVVFYSTDNGPHMNTWPDAAMTPFRGEKNTNWEGGWRVPAMVRWPNKIKPNTVSNEIMHHMDWLPTFAAISGAGDVKKQLLSRYNALGRSYKNHLDGYNTLPYLMGQTDKTPREEIFYFSDDGDLTALRFNDWKAIFMEQRQETTLAAWSNPFTPLRVPLLFNLRRDPFERAQLTSNTYYDWMIDRVFLLIPAQPYVGKFLATFKEYPPRQKAASFSIDQVMEMMQENQGSQ